A stretch of the Pelodiscus sinensis isolate JC-2024 chromosome 8, ASM4963464v1, whole genome shotgun sequence genome encodes the following:
- the ZNF518A gene encoding zinc finger protein 518A isoform X1, giving the protein MPSEQEQLFCDKKPTTLLKDNAAKKLCVCIPDNAVEKTLMNDARSVMPPPAILDVSFSYGLKNVKIDLPIVNIPNEVVLKHEIDRFRKLFQCKHHTARKSLSQEKINGSHLNCSESYNLQSKPEVQFEEEGLKTTAKILNFTCTKCRDKIRYSPNDLQKHFQLLHYGELPSYPCEMCSFSANDFQSFKQHRRIHRSTLVKCEICNDEHTYTLLDLTKHFTSKHCINGHFRCENCEFSTQDVGTFVQHIHRHNEIQYKCGKCHHVSFTKGEFQEHLLVHTGSFPFSCQYCNYSTPRKDYLLKHVIALHRDHLYAKDKLDKDTCEKRIVKTPAGLKLILRRYKTGTSRKALWRRKKNNSGNDKTEEQNAQVLRNLNTIQPKSEELNQPVNELHMHDEKDQIILNEKHNLHSVKLSPTIMQYSKAEDGSSYGLGLLKNAVHGPTVLMVKNNKISVPANYSAKFMGFKMVDGKQHIVIKLLPTNRQNLCLSGQKSDGVKDASADSLLETADTFGLSSGATSQAVNQQTLKNNSVHPLTSTSFSFSTLCSEKAKAEKQNSASSHGKNISQTVEYPTVVVGKNATHLSVKPGSTLPPCDLVTKIGTRGNVLSWESCFAHNHPQVLSPTVTNTLHYDPMKMPFPTDLKIQNGGVSINNGPNHLYYPADSSNQGLLPFHNYSKIDSVNPCSIWMPTDDKPKGFMSSKMFPLQNSLRSDSTASFSQSMRGLTPEKCTSSQLNINTVCGHINTKNNFVSSRNQSKCVIDRQCFMEKWHGGSKQYLDTNMNQVFENVAEKSKTENVSECANSSLMPKITSVFSLNSKQASNYLSPEVNQLLQDVLKVKSTTQQESHSKLNTCIKLHCDQSLSCHQTDSKTFTHLKDSTACNLASSANVGVHMSKRALNVKCSTSNEGICFGKEKQAPVTSLDAEEMDKLSRTVGVGTLLKTHTDAIITQQLVKDRIRSTTQNPSSLLPVFPEQKKTLLVQSPPPGFFVPLHLANQPSLQVVSRKPLPSTSSSDVHLAKSIPASFLLNKGPGMILTFSSGTLGTVANVTGGSSQILGRVVSKECGKMTLPTSKTELKNDSVRSNSPGVSTTSDTVLSDSSNSMPFKAPLIITNSADSSMKGIPSEKILPEHHGTMFGSLESVKQEIQQKQPVYALLPDGRQAVFLKCMTPNKPVVQQHNALQDNAHNQNCQPKKIGAMQQKLLLKIKTSASDATPDLEQSVSNSVSSPQLDRMQSFQSPAQGQKQTVVTSSDALFLPGRLMPANASLANSNSACSELPVEPVHSTKPTGACLKKFSINSTQAVIADKVDSYDSQKSTWNTRNKIPKVKSRLKQTGHKSSEAVVSQRNKNSKRKIKDDFQEPPRKKIMLHRKCKEKNQTEVVSKSGGPYKPRASKETVRSLKLLPFNSKQLVKCPRRNQPVVVLNHPDADVPEVVNVMKTIAKFKGHVLKVSLSKRTIDALLEPAHCNTLDSATEDLSRRRPRVIKPISPVKERFVLKLTLKKTSKNNYQIVKTTSDNTLKANFSCWFCGRIFDNQDNWVGHGQRHLMEATRDWNSLI; this is encoded by the coding sequence ATGCCCTCTGAACAAGAACAACTTTTCTGTGATAAAAAGCCAACTACTTTATTAAAAGATAATGCTGCAAAGAAACTCTGTGTTTGTATTCCAGATAATGCTGTGGAAAAAACATTGATGAATGATGCAAGAAGTGTAATGCCTCCACCAGCAATTTTAGATGTCAGTTTTTCTTATGGACTGAAAAATGTGAAAATTGATTTGCCCATAGTGAACATTCCAAATGAAGTGGTATTGAAACATGAAATTGATAGATTCAGAAAATTATTTCAATGTAAACATCATACTGCAAGAAAATCTTTAAGTCAAGAGAAAATAAATGGAAGTCATCTAAATTGTTCAGAAAGCTACAATTTGCAAAGTAAACCAGAAGTGCAGTTTGAAGAAGAGGGTTTGAAAACTACAGCAAAGATACTGAATTTCACTTGTACAAAATGTAGAGACAAAATCAGATATAGTCCAAATGATCTGCAGAAACACTTTCAACTGTTACACTATGGAGAGTTGCCTTCATATCCTTGTGAAATGTGCAGTTTTTCAGCCAATGACTTCCAGTCGTTTAAACAACATCGCCGCATCCATCGCAGCACTTTAGTAAAATGTGAAATTTGTAATGATGAGCATACATACACTCTGTTGGACTTGACCAAACACTTTACATCAAAACATTGTATAAATGGTCATTTTCGATGTGAAAATTGTGAGTTTTCTACCCAAGATGTGGGCACATTTGTTCAGCACATTCATAGACATAATGAAATCCAATATAAATGTGGTAAATGCCATCATGTCAGCTTTACAAAAGGGGAATTTCAGGAGCATCTTCTTGTTCACACTGGTTCATTTCCTTTCAGTTGTCAGTATTGCAACTATAGCACACCACGGAAGGATTACCTTTTAAAGCATGTAATAGCTTTGCATAGAGATCACTTATATGCAAAAGATAAACTGGATAAGGATACATGTGAAAAAAGAATAGTAAAGACTCCAGCAGGGCTCAAGCTTATTTTGAGAAGGTACAAAACAGGAACATCAAGGAAAGCACTTTGGAGACGGAAAAAAAATAATAGTGGAAATGACAAAACTGAAGAGCAAAATGCGCAAGTGCTTAGAAATTTGAATACAATTCAACCCAAATCTGAAGAGCTAAACCAGCCTGTAAATGAACTGCATATGCATGATGAAAAAGATCAAATTATACTGAATGAAAAGCATAATCTACACAGTGTAAAATTATCGCCTACCATCATGCAATACAGTAAAGCAGAAGATGGATCAAGTTATGGTTTGGGGTTATTGAAAAATGCTGTTCATGGGCCTACAGTTCTGATggtgaaaaataataaaatatctgTTCCAGCAAACTATAGTGCTAAGTTTATGGGATTTAAGATGGTGGATGGAAAGCAGCATATTGTAATAAAATTGTTGCCTACAAATAGACAGAACTTGTGTTTATCAGGGCAAAAATCTGATGGTGTTAAAGATGCCTCAGCTGATTCTTTGCTAGAAACTGCTGATACCTTTGGCTTGTCTTCAGGTGCTACATCACAAGCAGTTAACCAGCAAACTCTGAAGAATAATTCTGTTCACCCACTAACTTccacttcattttcattttctactCTTTGTTCAGAAAaagcaaaagcagaaaaacaaaatagcGCTTCATCACATGGTAAGAATATTTCTCAGACTGTTGAATATCCTACTGTAGTTGTAGGAAAGAATGCAACTCATTTGTCAGTGAAGCCAGGATCAACTTTACCTCCATGTGACTTAGTGACAAAGATTGGAACAAGGGGTAATGTTCTTTCATGGGAAAGTTGTTTTGCTCACAATCATCCTCAGGTATTATCTCCCACAGTTACAAATACACTTCATTATGACCCAATGAAAATGCCCTTCCCTACTGACCTTAAAATACAAAACGGTGGAGTGAGCATTAATAATGGACCTAATCATCTCTACTATCCAGCCGATTCATCTAACCAGGGACTACTGCCTTTTCATAATTACTCTAAAATAGACTCAGTTAATCCATGTAGCATTTGGATGCCCACAGATGACAAACCTAAAGGCTTTATGTCCAGCAAAATGTTTCCCCTTCAAAACAGCTTACGAAGTGACTCTACAGCCTCATTTTCACAGTCAATGAGAGGCTTAACTCCTGAAAAATGTACATCATCTCAGTTAAATATTAATACAGTTTGTGGTCATATAAACACTAAGAATAATTTTGTGTCTTCAAGAAACCAATCCAAATGTGTTATTGACAGACAGTGTTTTATGGAAAAATGGCACGGTGGTAGCAAACAGTATTTGGACACTAATATGAACCAAGTGTTTGAAAATGTAGCTGAGAAATCTAAAACAGAAAATGTTTCAGAATGTGCTAATTCATCCCTTATGCCTAAAATTACATCAGTTTTCTCATTAAATAGTAAACAGGCATCCAATTATTTGTCACCTGAAGTAAACCAATTACTTCAAGATGTGCTAAAAGTAAAGTCAACTACTCAGCAAGAATCTCACAGTAAGTTGAATACATGCATAAAACTTCATTGTGATCAGTCACTTTCATGTCATCAGACAGACAGTAAAACTTTTACACACTTGAAAGACTCAACTGCATGTAATTTAGCTAGTTCTGCTAATGTAGGTGTTCATATGTCGAAGAGAGCGTTGAATGTGAAATGTAGCACCTCAAATGAAGGTATATGTTTTGGGAAAGAAAAACAGGCACCAGTGACATCACTTGATGCAGAAGAAATGGATAAGTTGTCTAGAACTGTGGGTGTTGGTACATTGCTTAAAACTCATACAGATGCAATCATAACACAGCAGTTGGTAAAAGATCGGATACGATCTACAACCCAGAATCCTAGTAGTCTcttgccagtttttccagaacagAAGAAAACACTTTTAGTTCAGTCACCTCCACCAGGATTTTTTGTACCTTTGCATCTTGCTAACCAGCCAAGCTTACAAGTTGTTTCAAGAAAACCTCTTCCATCAACAAGTTCATCAGATGTTCATTTGGCAAAAAGCATACCTGCatctttccttttaaataaagGACCTGGAATGATACTGACATTTAGTAGTGGGACACTTGGCACCGTAGCAAATGTCACTGGTGGTAGTTCTCAGATTTTAGGGAGAGTTGTATCTAAAGAGTGTGGTAAAATGACATTACCGACTTCAAAGACAGAATTGAAAAATGACAGTGTTAGAAGTAATTCCCCAGGTGTGAGCACCACATCAGATACAGTACTAAGTGATTCATCAAATAGCATGCCATTCAAAGCACCTCTTATAATTACAAATTCCGCTGATTCTTCTATGAAAGGAATTCCTTCTGAAAAAATATTACCAGAACATCATGGCACGATGTTTGGTTCCTTGGAGTCAGTAAAACAAGAGATTCAACAGAAACAGCCTGTTTATGCGCTTTTGCCTGATGGACGGCAGGcagtttttctgaaatgtatGACACCAAACAAGCCTGTGGTACAGCAACATAATGCTCTTCAAGATAATGCTCATAATCAAAATTGTCAACCAAAGAAAATTGGAGCCATGCAACAAAAACTTTTGCTGAAAATTAAGACCTCTGCTTCAGATGCTACTCCTGATCTAGAACAATCAGTTAGCAACTCTGTGTCCTCACCACAATTGGATAGAATGCAATCCTTTCAAAGTCCTGCACAAGGACAGAAACAGACTGTTGTTACTTCTAGTGATGCCTTATTCTTACCAGGTAGATTGATGCCAGCAAATGCCTCTTTGGCAAACTCTAATTCAGCATGTTCTGAACTTCCTGTAGAACCTGTACATTCCACCAAGCCTACAGGGGCATGTTTGAAAAAGTTTTCAATTAATTCTACGCAAGCAGTAATTGCTGACAAAGTGGATAGTTACGATAGCCAAAAGTCCACATGGAACACCAGAAACAAAATTCCAAAAGTAAAATCTCGCTTAAAACAAACTGGTCACAAAAGTTCTGAAGCTGTGGTTTCACAAAGAAACAAGAATTCCAAACGAAAAATTAAGGATGATTTCCAAGAACCCCCTAGAAAGAAAATAATGTTGCACAGGAAGTGCAAGGAAAAGAATCAAACTGAAGTTGTTAGCAAATCAGGTGGCCCTTACAAACCAAGGGCGTCAAAAGAAACTGTGAGGAGTTTGAAACTACTTCCTTTTAATTCTAAACAACTTGTAAAATGTCCTCGAAGAAATCAGCCAGTTGTAGTATTGAACCATCCTGATGCAGATGTTCCAGAAGTTGTAAATGTAATGAAAACTATTGCTAAATTTAAAGGACATGTTCTTAAGGTCTCATTGTCAAAAAGAACTATTGATGCTCTTCTGGAACCAGCACACTGCAATACTTTGGACAGTGCTACTGAGGATCTCTCTCGAAGGAGGCCCAGGGTGATAAAACCTATTAGCCCTGTAAAAGAAAGATTTGTGTTAAAATTAACACTGAAAAAGACAAGCAAAAACAATTATCAGATTGTGAAAACTACCTCCGATAATACCCTGAAAGCTAACTTTAGCTGCTGGTTCTGTGGTAGGATATTTGACAATCAAGATAATTGGGTAGGGCATGGACAGAGACATCTAATGGAAGCTACTCGAGACTGGAATTCATTAATATAA
- the ZNF518A gene encoding zinc finger protein 518A isoform X2, giving the protein MNDARSVMPPPAILDVSFSYGLKNVKIDLPIVNIPNEVVLKHEIDRFRKLFQCKHHTARKSLSQEKINGSHLNCSESYNLQSKPEVQFEEEGLKTTAKILNFTCTKCRDKIRYSPNDLQKHFQLLHYGELPSYPCEMCSFSANDFQSFKQHRRIHRSTLVKCEICNDEHTYTLLDLTKHFTSKHCINGHFRCENCEFSTQDVGTFVQHIHRHNEIQYKCGKCHHVSFTKGEFQEHLLVHTGSFPFSCQYCNYSTPRKDYLLKHVIALHRDHLYAKDKLDKDTCEKRIVKTPAGLKLILRRYKTGTSRKALWRRKKNNSGNDKTEEQNAQVLRNLNTIQPKSEELNQPVNELHMHDEKDQIILNEKHNLHSVKLSPTIMQYSKAEDGSSYGLGLLKNAVHGPTVLMVKNNKISVPANYSAKFMGFKMVDGKQHIVIKLLPTNRQNLCLSGQKSDGVKDASADSLLETADTFGLSSGATSQAVNQQTLKNNSVHPLTSTSFSFSTLCSEKAKAEKQNSASSHGKNISQTVEYPTVVVGKNATHLSVKPGSTLPPCDLVTKIGTRGNVLSWESCFAHNHPQVLSPTVTNTLHYDPMKMPFPTDLKIQNGGVSINNGPNHLYYPADSSNQGLLPFHNYSKIDSVNPCSIWMPTDDKPKGFMSSKMFPLQNSLRSDSTASFSQSMRGLTPEKCTSSQLNINTVCGHINTKNNFVSSRNQSKCVIDRQCFMEKWHGGSKQYLDTNMNQVFENVAEKSKTENVSECANSSLMPKITSVFSLNSKQASNYLSPEVNQLLQDVLKVKSTTQQESHSKLNTCIKLHCDQSLSCHQTDSKTFTHLKDSTACNLASSANVGVHMSKRALNVKCSTSNEGICFGKEKQAPVTSLDAEEMDKLSRTVGVGTLLKTHTDAIITQQLVKDRIRSTTQNPSSLLPVFPEQKKTLLVQSPPPGFFVPLHLANQPSLQVVSRKPLPSTSSSDVHLAKSIPASFLLNKGPGMILTFSSGTLGTVANVTGGSSQILGRVVSKECGKMTLPTSKTELKNDSVRSNSPGVSTTSDTVLSDSSNSMPFKAPLIITNSADSSMKGIPSEKILPEHHGTMFGSLESVKQEIQQKQPVYALLPDGRQAVFLKCMTPNKPVVQQHNALQDNAHNQNCQPKKIGAMQQKLLLKIKTSASDATPDLEQSVSNSVSSPQLDRMQSFQSPAQGQKQTVVTSSDALFLPGRLMPANASLANSNSACSELPVEPVHSTKPTGACLKKFSINSTQAVIADKVDSYDSQKSTWNTRNKIPKVKSRLKQTGHKSSEAVVSQRNKNSKRKIKDDFQEPPRKKIMLHRKCKEKNQTEVVSKSGGPYKPRASKETVRSLKLLPFNSKQLVKCPRRNQPVVVLNHPDADVPEVVNVMKTIAKFKGHVLKVSLSKRTIDALLEPAHCNTLDSATEDLSRRRPRVIKPISPVKERFVLKLTLKKTSKNNYQIVKTTSDNTLKANFSCWFCGRIFDNQDNWVGHGQRHLMEATRDWNSLI; this is encoded by the coding sequence ATGAATGATGCAAGAAGTGTAATGCCTCCACCAGCAATTTTAGATGTCAGTTTTTCTTATGGACTGAAAAATGTGAAAATTGATTTGCCCATAGTGAACATTCCAAATGAAGTGGTATTGAAACATGAAATTGATAGATTCAGAAAATTATTTCAATGTAAACATCATACTGCAAGAAAATCTTTAAGTCAAGAGAAAATAAATGGAAGTCATCTAAATTGTTCAGAAAGCTACAATTTGCAAAGTAAACCAGAAGTGCAGTTTGAAGAAGAGGGTTTGAAAACTACAGCAAAGATACTGAATTTCACTTGTACAAAATGTAGAGACAAAATCAGATATAGTCCAAATGATCTGCAGAAACACTTTCAACTGTTACACTATGGAGAGTTGCCTTCATATCCTTGTGAAATGTGCAGTTTTTCAGCCAATGACTTCCAGTCGTTTAAACAACATCGCCGCATCCATCGCAGCACTTTAGTAAAATGTGAAATTTGTAATGATGAGCATACATACACTCTGTTGGACTTGACCAAACACTTTACATCAAAACATTGTATAAATGGTCATTTTCGATGTGAAAATTGTGAGTTTTCTACCCAAGATGTGGGCACATTTGTTCAGCACATTCATAGACATAATGAAATCCAATATAAATGTGGTAAATGCCATCATGTCAGCTTTACAAAAGGGGAATTTCAGGAGCATCTTCTTGTTCACACTGGTTCATTTCCTTTCAGTTGTCAGTATTGCAACTATAGCACACCACGGAAGGATTACCTTTTAAAGCATGTAATAGCTTTGCATAGAGATCACTTATATGCAAAAGATAAACTGGATAAGGATACATGTGAAAAAAGAATAGTAAAGACTCCAGCAGGGCTCAAGCTTATTTTGAGAAGGTACAAAACAGGAACATCAAGGAAAGCACTTTGGAGACGGAAAAAAAATAATAGTGGAAATGACAAAACTGAAGAGCAAAATGCGCAAGTGCTTAGAAATTTGAATACAATTCAACCCAAATCTGAAGAGCTAAACCAGCCTGTAAATGAACTGCATATGCATGATGAAAAAGATCAAATTATACTGAATGAAAAGCATAATCTACACAGTGTAAAATTATCGCCTACCATCATGCAATACAGTAAAGCAGAAGATGGATCAAGTTATGGTTTGGGGTTATTGAAAAATGCTGTTCATGGGCCTACAGTTCTGATggtgaaaaataataaaatatctgTTCCAGCAAACTATAGTGCTAAGTTTATGGGATTTAAGATGGTGGATGGAAAGCAGCATATTGTAATAAAATTGTTGCCTACAAATAGACAGAACTTGTGTTTATCAGGGCAAAAATCTGATGGTGTTAAAGATGCCTCAGCTGATTCTTTGCTAGAAACTGCTGATACCTTTGGCTTGTCTTCAGGTGCTACATCACAAGCAGTTAACCAGCAAACTCTGAAGAATAATTCTGTTCACCCACTAACTTccacttcattttcattttctactCTTTGTTCAGAAAaagcaaaagcagaaaaacaaaatagcGCTTCATCACATGGTAAGAATATTTCTCAGACTGTTGAATATCCTACTGTAGTTGTAGGAAAGAATGCAACTCATTTGTCAGTGAAGCCAGGATCAACTTTACCTCCATGTGACTTAGTGACAAAGATTGGAACAAGGGGTAATGTTCTTTCATGGGAAAGTTGTTTTGCTCACAATCATCCTCAGGTATTATCTCCCACAGTTACAAATACACTTCATTATGACCCAATGAAAATGCCCTTCCCTACTGACCTTAAAATACAAAACGGTGGAGTGAGCATTAATAATGGACCTAATCATCTCTACTATCCAGCCGATTCATCTAACCAGGGACTACTGCCTTTTCATAATTACTCTAAAATAGACTCAGTTAATCCATGTAGCATTTGGATGCCCACAGATGACAAACCTAAAGGCTTTATGTCCAGCAAAATGTTTCCCCTTCAAAACAGCTTACGAAGTGACTCTACAGCCTCATTTTCACAGTCAATGAGAGGCTTAACTCCTGAAAAATGTACATCATCTCAGTTAAATATTAATACAGTTTGTGGTCATATAAACACTAAGAATAATTTTGTGTCTTCAAGAAACCAATCCAAATGTGTTATTGACAGACAGTGTTTTATGGAAAAATGGCACGGTGGTAGCAAACAGTATTTGGACACTAATATGAACCAAGTGTTTGAAAATGTAGCTGAGAAATCTAAAACAGAAAATGTTTCAGAATGTGCTAATTCATCCCTTATGCCTAAAATTACATCAGTTTTCTCATTAAATAGTAAACAGGCATCCAATTATTTGTCACCTGAAGTAAACCAATTACTTCAAGATGTGCTAAAAGTAAAGTCAACTACTCAGCAAGAATCTCACAGTAAGTTGAATACATGCATAAAACTTCATTGTGATCAGTCACTTTCATGTCATCAGACAGACAGTAAAACTTTTACACACTTGAAAGACTCAACTGCATGTAATTTAGCTAGTTCTGCTAATGTAGGTGTTCATATGTCGAAGAGAGCGTTGAATGTGAAATGTAGCACCTCAAATGAAGGTATATGTTTTGGGAAAGAAAAACAGGCACCAGTGACATCACTTGATGCAGAAGAAATGGATAAGTTGTCTAGAACTGTGGGTGTTGGTACATTGCTTAAAACTCATACAGATGCAATCATAACACAGCAGTTGGTAAAAGATCGGATACGATCTACAACCCAGAATCCTAGTAGTCTcttgccagtttttccagaacagAAGAAAACACTTTTAGTTCAGTCACCTCCACCAGGATTTTTTGTACCTTTGCATCTTGCTAACCAGCCAAGCTTACAAGTTGTTTCAAGAAAACCTCTTCCATCAACAAGTTCATCAGATGTTCATTTGGCAAAAAGCATACCTGCatctttccttttaaataaagGACCTGGAATGATACTGACATTTAGTAGTGGGACACTTGGCACCGTAGCAAATGTCACTGGTGGTAGTTCTCAGATTTTAGGGAGAGTTGTATCTAAAGAGTGTGGTAAAATGACATTACCGACTTCAAAGACAGAATTGAAAAATGACAGTGTTAGAAGTAATTCCCCAGGTGTGAGCACCACATCAGATACAGTACTAAGTGATTCATCAAATAGCATGCCATTCAAAGCACCTCTTATAATTACAAATTCCGCTGATTCTTCTATGAAAGGAATTCCTTCTGAAAAAATATTACCAGAACATCATGGCACGATGTTTGGTTCCTTGGAGTCAGTAAAACAAGAGATTCAACAGAAACAGCCTGTTTATGCGCTTTTGCCTGATGGACGGCAGGcagtttttctgaaatgtatGACACCAAACAAGCCTGTGGTACAGCAACATAATGCTCTTCAAGATAATGCTCATAATCAAAATTGTCAACCAAAGAAAATTGGAGCCATGCAACAAAAACTTTTGCTGAAAATTAAGACCTCTGCTTCAGATGCTACTCCTGATCTAGAACAATCAGTTAGCAACTCTGTGTCCTCACCACAATTGGATAGAATGCAATCCTTTCAAAGTCCTGCACAAGGACAGAAACAGACTGTTGTTACTTCTAGTGATGCCTTATTCTTACCAGGTAGATTGATGCCAGCAAATGCCTCTTTGGCAAACTCTAATTCAGCATGTTCTGAACTTCCTGTAGAACCTGTACATTCCACCAAGCCTACAGGGGCATGTTTGAAAAAGTTTTCAATTAATTCTACGCAAGCAGTAATTGCTGACAAAGTGGATAGTTACGATAGCCAAAAGTCCACATGGAACACCAGAAACAAAATTCCAAAAGTAAAATCTCGCTTAAAACAAACTGGTCACAAAAGTTCTGAAGCTGTGGTTTCACAAAGAAACAAGAATTCCAAACGAAAAATTAAGGATGATTTCCAAGAACCCCCTAGAAAGAAAATAATGTTGCACAGGAAGTGCAAGGAAAAGAATCAAACTGAAGTTGTTAGCAAATCAGGTGGCCCTTACAAACCAAGGGCGTCAAAAGAAACTGTGAGGAGTTTGAAACTACTTCCTTTTAATTCTAAACAACTTGTAAAATGTCCTCGAAGAAATCAGCCAGTTGTAGTATTGAACCATCCTGATGCAGATGTTCCAGAAGTTGTAAATGTAATGAAAACTATTGCTAAATTTAAAGGACATGTTCTTAAGGTCTCATTGTCAAAAAGAACTATTGATGCTCTTCTGGAACCAGCACACTGCAATACTTTGGACAGTGCTACTGAGGATCTCTCTCGAAGGAGGCCCAGGGTGATAAAACCTATTAGCCCTGTAAAAGAAAGATTTGTGTTAAAATTAACACTGAAAAAGACAAGCAAAAACAATTATCAGATTGTGAAAACTACCTCCGATAATACCCTGAAAGCTAACTTTAGCTGCTGGTTCTGTGGTAGGATATTTGACAATCAAGATAATTGGGTAGGGCATGGACAGAGACATCTAATGGAAGCTACTCGAGACTGGAATTCATTAATATAA